From a single Streptomyces rubradiris genomic region:
- a CDS encoding NADPH-dependent F420 reductase has translation MKIGIIGAGNIGGNLTRRLTALGHDVSVANSRGPETLKDLARETGATPVRAEDAAEGAEVVVVTVPLKAVPDLPAGLLDGAAEGAAVIDTNNYYPKQRDGRIDAIEDGGLTESRWVEQHLGHPVIKAFNGTYAQDILDRPLPAGHPDRMALPVAGDDEAAKAKVRALIDEIGFDTVDAGGIDDSWRQQPDTPVYGLRAGADAVREALRKASPQRPADFRY, from the coding sequence ATGAAGATCGGCATCATCGGCGCGGGGAACATCGGCGGCAACCTCACCCGGCGGCTCACCGCCCTCGGCCACGACGTCTCCGTCGCCAACTCCCGCGGCCCCGAGACGCTGAAGGACCTGGCGCGGGAGACCGGCGCCACCCCGGTGCGCGCCGAGGACGCGGCCGAGGGTGCCGAGGTCGTCGTCGTCACCGTCCCCCTGAAGGCGGTCCCGGACCTCCCCGCGGGCCTGCTGGACGGAGCGGCCGAGGGGGCCGCGGTGATCGACACGAACAACTACTACCCCAAGCAGCGCGACGGCCGGATCGACGCCATCGAGGACGGGGGCCTGACCGAGAGCCGCTGGGTCGAGCAGCATCTCGGCCACCCCGTGATCAAGGCGTTCAACGGCACCTACGCCCAGGACATCCTGGACCGCCCGCTGCCCGCCGGTCACCCCGACCGCATGGCGCTGCCCGTCGCCGGGGACGACGAGGCCGCCAAGGCGAAGGTGCGCGCCCTGATCGACGAGATCGGCTTCGACACGGTCGACGCCGGCGGCATCGACGACTCCTGGCGCCAGCAGCCGGACACCCCGGTGTACGGCCTGCGGGCCGGCGCGGACGCGGTACGGGAGGCCCTGCGCAAGGCCTCCCCGCAGCGCCCGGCGGACTTCCGGTACTGA
- a CDS encoding FadR/GntR family transcriptional regulator, whose protein sequence is MPFGALRPSPLVEQAAQRLREQIAAGHWPVGGKLPGETTLAKELGVGRSTVREALRALAGAGLVRARHGAGVFVIATEPAEDWPTRLRRAAVTDVYEVRMGVEVQAARLAARRRTPEDVTALRAALKGRRAAVAADDAAFVEADIALHVAVVTAAHNPVLSDLFTEFVPVLREGLIAVVDLTSLRETDPGTGDHTHTGLVEAVITGDPEAAAAILQTELESTLGLLRAGGEEAP, encoded by the coding sequence ATGCCGTTCGGCGCCCTCCGCCCCAGCCCGTTGGTCGAACAGGCGGCGCAGCGCCTGCGCGAACAGATCGCGGCCGGACACTGGCCGGTCGGCGGCAAGCTGCCCGGCGAGACCACGCTGGCCAAGGAGCTGGGGGTGGGCCGCTCCACGGTCCGCGAGGCCCTGCGCGCCCTCGCCGGCGCGGGCCTGGTCCGGGCCCGGCACGGCGCCGGCGTGTTCGTCATCGCCACCGAGCCCGCCGAGGACTGGCCCACCCGGCTGCGCCGGGCCGCGGTCACCGACGTGTACGAGGTCCGCATGGGCGTCGAGGTCCAGGCGGCCCGGCTCGCCGCGCGCCGCCGCACCCCCGAGGACGTCACCGCCCTGCGGGCCGCGCTCAAGGGCCGCCGCGCGGCCGTCGCGGCCGACGACGCGGCCTTCGTGGAGGCCGACATCGCCCTGCACGTGGCCGTGGTCACCGCCGCCCACAACCCGGTCCTGTCCGACCTGTTCACCGAGTTCGTGCCCGTCCTGCGCGAGGGCCTGATCGCCGTCGTGGACCTCACCAGCCTCCGCGAGACCGACCCCGGCACCGGGGACCACACCCACACGGGCCTGGTCGAAGCCGTCATCACCGGCGATCCGGAGGCCGCGGCGGCCATCCTGCAGACCGAACTGGAGTCGACGCTCGGCCTGTTGCGGGCGGGAGGCGAGGAGGCACCGTAG